The genomic region ccacatctgaatccaactaaaaatctgtaatGTGCCCTGAAGCTGGCTGTGCACAGAAGATTTGTTGAATCTACAGTGTTTTttcaagaaagagtgggaaaatattgccaagtcaaaaTGTGCCATACTGATAAACTCTTACCCAAAAAAGACTGAGTTGTTTAATAAAATCAAATTTTGCTTCAACAAAgcattagtttaggggtgtgcacacttttacaaccaggttattgtacatttttattttccttttttcccccctaaaacagtttcaaattatttttttcattagattttgcagttttacattaaatatgggaaaagatctgacatgattgagcttagttttattctttaattcACAGAAACCTGCCGTTTTAACAAGGTTGTGTAGacgttttatatccactgtatattaaAGCGtatctattatggttttgaaaagtgcctaattttgaagaccagaggcggggctttttgttacaaacctatataggtttgtacaggaagtaagtctggaattactaatgactcgttttagctgttcagaatcgattccttcttttgggagtcaataactgtGTCGTgggctttgatttttgaaactttgcagactttttacattcacaaaccgcTCTATAGCACACTACATGAAGGGTAATaactgaaaaaccataataggtgcactttaaagagCTTGTACTAATACTTTAATACTAATACTTTTGTCCCATCTTGCACAGGAATGTGTCTGGTGGTGGTGATCCACATAAACcgattaaaaaaatgtgtgtaatcgttgatagGGTGAGGATTTCagtgtatatacatttatggaagaagtctccagtgtcagcgctttgccAAATCAAAGATAAAGCTCTTCCTTTAAGTTTTCTAACATTAGATGgtcttcaggatggagatgGAAGGTCTTTGCAGGTTCTCAGTAAATTCTTTAGTCTCtgagagatgctggtgagggaatgacttgTTTATAGCCGttataatgcaagtgataacaggaactaacttgtttcgcaacataaatgaataaaagtgcaGTGTGGTgttctgtaatttaaaaaaaggtcagtGTTGACAAATGTAAGAGCAGTGATGTACAGCTGACTCCTGTATCCACATTGCTCGACTCACTAGgaaatattgaaatcattctaaAGTGAACAGTAAGTAAGAGCAAACCGTAACGGTAGGAAACAGTTGTTTAAAAGCCTCAGATGAATTCTGGTGCTTTCATTACCCTGCACAAACATAATTTGGGTCAGTGCTCAAGATTGGTGCAGTCATGTGGCTGAGAGAACACCACTACTAGCAgggttaaaaaatatatatatatttttatgtatttgcacaaaatgttcatcttttgatatcTATCCCTGGGTAGAAAACAGGTGTATCAATACACAAGAATTAAAACTCCAGCACAAAGGATGGGCACAGGACCATGATCACTCCTGTCTACGATTCTTCTTGAGTCATAAAACCCACCCTTTAGCAGTTCTGGAATTTCTTATGGTTAAATTTTGaagttgttgtgtgtgtgtgtgggttcacAGGAGCAGTTCCTTCAGGAGCGCATCAAAGTGAACGGCAAAGCAGGAAACCTCGGCGGTGGAGTCATAGCTATTGAGAGGAGCAAAAGCAAGATCACAGTTTCTTCTGAGGTTCCCTTCTCCAAAAGGTTTCAGTACTTTTTCCCCCCCGCTGAATTGTAATCTATCTGGAAATGATTGCATCTCCATGTGTAATTTCATTCTACACTGCTTTATAATACTTTTATCTCTTCAGGTACTTGAAGTATCTTACCAAGAAGTATTTGAAGAAGAACAACCTCAGAGACTGGCTGCGTGTTGTGGCTAATACGAAGGAGAGCTATGAACTTCGCTACTTCCAGATCAATCAGGAcgaggaggatgaagaagatgaagattaaagtttttctttttgtatgttttaaataaattcatttaacattgatttttttaaatcaattattaaaccacacacttttattattctCATGGTCCAGAACAATGGTCCTGACTCCTGGGCCCTGGGATCCCACAGAATTTgtcataaacaaatgaatgtagATCAAAGCAACCCTGGCAGATTCAGCTGTCATTGGTTATCGGGTTTTAAAACAGCACAGTCAAATTCTTGAATAtaattagtcagaaggtgttaatttaCTATAATAGCACATCAATAGTAATGGCTAATTCATAGGGATTTGTATGATGGATCTCCCTCAATGCAGAGTCTTCCTGACTTTGTGCTTTAAATTTTTCTTGGTAGCATAAGCTGtattttttcctccattcattaatttcaagagagagatgAGACTGGTACAGGACcgattatagcagctataacttTATGTACAAGTTATAAAAGGAATCAGCCCAGTTCACAGCTATTCTGCAACTTAAAACTCGTtatttaatacagaaaaaaaattgtcatcaaGTTGCTGTGAcataagagggaaaaaaacttCCACTTTATGCCAGGCTTTACTGCACCACTCTTGTCTTATTCGTTATTCATAGATATCTGTAATACATTctaaaatgtagttttataAACTCAATATGCAGAATGAAtgtgaagataaaaaaaaagcagttacCAACATAAACATGaacctttatttaaaattatgaaAACATTTGGGCAGCCTAATGGACAtacattttctgaacaaaaatgttttttgggcATTACACAAATTTCTCCTGTAGAATGTTACATCAACATCTTGTAGTCAGAAAACTTAAATACAGGTAATTCACTAGAATGACAAACATGGAAATGACAATTAAGCAtaagtgaacacaaaaaaaaaaaaaaaggcataataCATAAAACATTACTTTAAGTgtctgcaaacaaaacactgcaATGGTCCCAGATTACATAGTGAAGGAAGATCTTTGGGACAACAAAGCATCCACAGCCTGAATTCGATCACTTAAAAAGGCACAAGCATGGAGTGTTGGTCTTTTCAGTGATGCCAGCTAATGTATCATCAGCTGAAAGGGTCTGCCTCAAAATGATTTAGCACCAATTATTTGGAGAGAGCAGACGCACAACAGTTCTTCCCAGCCAACttaatgtaaaaagaaaatacaagaaGAACATTCTGAACTTCCTTTAAGAATGTATAAGGAGTAGAAGAAATCCAAATGGAGTTTTAAGTGCTTGGAGAGAGCCATATGACGGTTCCCTCTCAGCTCCAGACACTAAGTATTAAAACAGGTGCATGAAGCCATTGTGAAGGACTTCCAGCTCAGAAGAATCACTTATTACAAGCCCCAAGgttcaaattgatattaataCACATCTTGCAACTTGTAATCTGAagtcttaaaaagaaaaaagaaaaagaattgcaTCCCAACCAAAAC from Ictalurus furcatus strain D&B chromosome 15, Billie_1.0, whole genome shotgun sequence harbors:
- the LOC128619315 gene encoding 60S ribosomal protein L22 — translated: MYRLCLRSIRDYSAHAQSVFFLSYKFFVMAPLRRQAVPSKGGKKKKQVLKFTLDCTHPVEDGIMDAANFEQFLQERIKVNGKAGNLGGGVIAIERSKSKITVSSEVPFSKRYLKYLTKKYLKKNNLRDWLRVVANTKESYELRYFQINQDEEDEEDED